A single Triticum dicoccoides isolate Atlit2015 ecotype Zavitan chromosome 2A, WEW_v2.0, whole genome shotgun sequence DNA region contains:
- the LOC119353304 gene encoding peroxidase 70-like has translation MAMAMASSLSVLLLLCLAAATSAFPQLSPQFYAKSCPRALATIKSAVTAAVRREPRMGASLLRLHFHDCFVQGCDASVLLSDTATFTGEQGAAPNNNSIRGMNVIDNIKAQVEAVCKQTVSCADILAVAARDSVVALGGPSWTVPLGRRDSTTASLSLANSDLPAPSFDVANLTANFAAKGLSVTDMVALSGGHTIGQSQCRFFRSRLYNETNIDAAFATSLKANCPRTTSSGNSSLAPLDTTTPNGFDNAYYSNLMSQKGLLHSDQVLINDGRTAGLVRTYSSASAQFNGDFAAAMVRMGNISPLTGAQGQIRISCSRVN, from the exons ATGGCAATGGCAATGGCCTCTAGTCTGTCGGTGCTGTTGCTCCTGTGCCTAGCGGCGGCCACCTCGGCGTTCCCGCAGCTTTCgcctcagttctacgccaagtcgtGCCCCAGGGCGCTTGCAACCATCAAGAGCGCCGTGACCGCCGCCGTGAGGAGGGAGCCCCGCATGGGAGCGTCGCTGCTCCGCCTGCATTTCCACGACTGCTTTGTCCAA GGCTGCGACGCGTCCGTGCTGCTGAGCGACACGGCCACCTTTACGGGCGAGCAGGGGGCAGCCCCGAACAACAATTCCATTCGAGGCATGAACGTCATCGACAACATCAAGGCGCAGGTCGAGGCCGTGTGCAAGCAGACTGTCTCCTGCGCCGACATCCTCGCCGTGGCCGCCCGTGACTCCGTTGTCGCC CTGGGAGGGCCTTCGTGGACCGTTCCTCTGGGGAGGAGGGACTCGACGACGGCGAGCCTTTCCCTGGCCAACAGCGACCTGCCTGCACCGTCCTTCGACGTTGCCAACCTCACCGCCAACTTCGCCGCCAAGGGGCTCAGCGTGACCGACATGGTCGCCCTCTCTGGCGGCCACACCATCGGACAATCGCAGTGCCGGTTTTTCAGGAGCAGGCTCTACAACGAGACCAACATCGACGCGGCCTTCGCGACATCTCTCAAGGCCAACTGCCCCCGGACGACCAGCTCCGGCAACAGCAGCCTGGCGCCGCTGGACACGACGACGCCCAACGGGTTCGACAACGCGTACTACAGCAACCTGATGTCCCAGAAGGGGCTCCTGCACTCCGACCAGGTGCTGATCAACGACGGACGCACCGCCGGCCTGGTCCGGACGTACTCGTCGGCGTCGGCGCAGTTCAACGGGGACTTCGCGGCGGCCATGGTGAGGATGGGGAACATCAGCCCGCTCACCGGAGCGCAGGGGCAGATCAGGATAAGCTGCTCCAGGGTGAACTAA